The Engraulis encrasicolus isolate BLACKSEA-1 chromosome 4, IST_EnEncr_1.0, whole genome shotgun sequence genome includes a window with the following:
- the LOC134446676 gene encoding zinc finger protein 70-like isoform X1, whose product MPKQRMGSRYRREWEAKRPWVRAASDPKKAFCTICCREITINHGGLNDIIRHEATGIHKNAKRSVAHDLTSSLRMWVPPLRLLSASIWQVVQQRQVESYNRVEEFVSIVLELVPDLLSTEERIELLLGLRAKFVLELCHDDDPPVTLQMMQPHLQSISRISERSFSDDEQMGKTVDAAVRNCVDLIQALVKSPEYRRHYFQDIYPLHYGQRFDTALQSLVEEFLIRLEVLLPVPSFYQVAAWFGVNSLFLENYLQVVQDPKPLHEFLDHCINLTDLKSGQFMGLSVCVKEEKCLPLLHEPQSSENKSETHGDSNDEDWSGGVDRGDPPRDSDEGQNDTSQHDQQSDSEQSSQTPFSGIEVNMTNTLNGAGGQTVNCANEGKDPPSTTEENALPPTVQSSLHKVDVYPAKTHYGACRCTKCGKVYLNEGWLNRHKKIHKQRSSDFEKAVKNKTKEKDPPSTGEENALSASVQTNVDKETVNPERTDDGAFLCTECGKVYLFEKSFKRHKKSHTVQKNVSRQSGTATTAHNQPDKTQYRQPARQKKERPCDGTPRLYACSKCDKVYMQKISLANHKKIHTGERPHECSHCGRTFTVKATLIAHIRTHTGQRPYECSICGKRFIQSTSLVAHKRIHTGEKPYLCSFCGKGFPSSGACLIHTRTHTGERPYKCEFCEKTFTVSCHLKMHRRLHTKEKPYSCTLCSKQFRLQGAWKRHMRTHTGEKPYECSVCGKKFSEQSNMKIHLRVHK is encoded by the exons ATGCCAAAACAGAGGATGGGCAGCCGCTACAGAAGAGAATGGGAAGCAAAACGACCATGGGTTAGAGCGGCCAGTGATCCAAAGAAAGCGTTTTGCACAATATGC TGTCGAGAAATAACAATTAACCACGGTGGCTTGAATGATATAATTCGCCATGAAGCAACAGGCATACACAAAAACGCTAAGCGTTCTGTTGCTCATG ATCTGACGTCTTCCTTGCGTATGTGGGTCCCACCTTTGAGGCTACTGTCAGCGTCCATTTGGCAAGTGGTCCAGCAGCGCCAAGTCGAGTCCTACAACAGGGTGGAGGAGTTTGTTTCTATTGTTTTGGAGTTGGTCCCTGACCTACTAAGCACTGAAGAAAGGATTGAACTACTTCTTGGACTGAGAGCAAAG TTTGTTTTAGAACTATGTCATGATGATGATCCACCAGTAACACTTCAGATGATGCAGCCACATCTTCAAAGCATCTCAAGGATTTCTGAAAGGTCCTTCAGTGATGATGAG CAGATGGGCAAGACAGTAGATGCTGCTGTGAGGAACTGTGTGGATCTCATCCAGGCCCTTGTGAAGAGCCCTGAGTATAGAAGACATTACTTCCAG GACATCTACCCATTGCATTATGGCCAGAGATTTGACACTGCTCTGCAGTCTCTGGTGGAGGAATTCCTGATAAGATTGGAAGTGTTACTACCAGTGCCAAGCTTCTATCag GTTGCCGCTTGGTTTGGTGTAAACTCTTTGTTCCTGGAGAATTATCTTCAGGTGGTTCAAGACCCAAAGCCCCTTCATGAGTTCTTAGATCACTGCATAAATTTGACAGATCTGAAATCAGGTCAATTCATGG GCCTTAGTGTTTGTGTAAAAGAGGAGAAATGCTTGCCATTGCTTCATGAACCCCAAAGTTCTGAGAACAAATCAGAAACACATGGCGACTCAAACGATGAGGACTGGAGTGGAGGTGTGGATAGAGGAGACCCACCGAGAGACTCGGATGAAGGACAGAATGACACCAGTCAACACGACCAACAGAGTGattcagagcagagcagccaaaCACCATTCAGTGGAATAGAAGTGAATATGACCAATACATTAAATG GTGCTGGTGGGCAGACTGTCAATTGCGCAAACGAGGGGAAGGACCCACCATCCACAACAGAAGAGAATGCGTTGCCCCCCACAGTTCAAAGCAGCTTGCACAAGGTGGATGTCTACCCAGCAAAAACACATTATGGTGCATGCAGGTGCACCAAATGTGGCAAAGTCTACTTGAATGAAGGTTGGCTGAACAGACACAAGAAAATCCACAAACAAAGGAGTTCTGATTTTGAGAAGGCTGTAAAGAACAAGACTAAGGAGAAGGACCCGCCGTCCACAGGAGAGGAGAATGCATTATCCGCCTCTGTACAAACCAACGTAGACAAGGAGACTGTTAACCCTGAGAGGACGGATGATGGGGCATTTCTCTGCACTGAATGTGGCAAAGTCTATTTGTTTGAAAAAAGTTTTAAGCGACACAAGAAATCCCATACAGTACAGAAGAATGTATCGCGACAGAGTGGAACTGCCACCACAGCACACAACCAGCCAGACAAAACCCAATACAGACAACCAgccagacagaaaaaagaaaggccATGTGACGGTACACCTCGATTGTATGCATGCTCCAAATGCGACAAAGTCTATATGCAGAAAATAAGCCTGGCAAATCATAAGAAAATTCACACCGGAGAAAGACCTCATGAGTGTTCTCACTGTGGCAGGACCTTTACAGTGAAAGCAACCTTAATTGCACACATACGAACCCACACAGGGCAACGACCCTATGAGTGCTCAATATGTGGAAAGCGGTTTATACAGTCAACAAGTCTTGTTGCTCACAAGCGAATACACACTGGTGAGAAACCTTACTTGTGCTCTTTCTGTGGTAAAGGTTTTCCCTCCTCAGGAGCATGTTTGATTCACACACGGACTCATACTGGAGAACGTCCGTACAAATGTGAATTTTGTGAGAAAACTTTTACAGTGTCGTGTCATTTGAAAATGCACAGGAGACTCCACACAAAGGAGAAACCATACTCCTGCACTTTGTGTTCAAAGCAGTTTCGTTTGCAAGGTGCCTGGAAGagacacatgcggacacacacaggggagaaaccatatgAGTGCTCAGTGTGTGGAAAGAAGTTTTCAGAGCAATCCAATATGAAAATTCATCTACGTGTTCATAAATGA
- the LOC134446676 gene encoding zinc finger protein 454-like isoform X2, producing MNILMNEHPNARDEDLTSSLRMWVPPLRLLSASIWQVVQQRQVESYNRVEEFVSIVLELVPDLLSTEERIELLLGLRAKFVLELCHDDDPPVTLQMMQPHLQSISRISERSFSDDEQMGKTVDAAVRNCVDLIQALVKSPEYRRHYFQDIYPLHYGQRFDTALQSLVEEFLIRLEVLLPVPSFYQVAAWFGVNSLFLENYLQVVQDPKPLHEFLDHCINLTDLKSGQFMGSSSLPVMVNTILSTLSESPNVQAGLSVCVKEEKCLPLLHEPQSSENKSETHGDSNDEDWSGGVDRGDPPRDSDEGQNDTSQHDQQSDSEQSSQTPFSGIEVNMTNTLNGAGGQTVNCANEGKDPPSTTEENALPPTVQSSLHKVDVYPAKTHYGACRCTKCGKVYLNEGWLNRHKKIHKQRSSDFEKAVKNKTKEKDPPSTGEENALSASVQTNVDKETVNPERTDDGAFLCTECGKVYLFEKSFKRHKKSHTVQKNVSRQSGTATTAHNQPDKTQYRQPARQKKERPCDGTPRLYACSKCDKVYMQKISLANHKKIHTGERPHECSHCGRTFTVKATLIAHIRTHTGQRPYECSICGKRFIQSTSLVAHKRIHTGEKPYLCSFCGKGFPSSGACLIHTRTHTGERPYKCEFCEKTFTVSCHLKMHRRLHTKEKPYSCTLCSKQFRLQGAWKRHMRTHTGEKPYECSVCGKKFSEQSNMKIHLRVHK from the exons atgaacatcctAATGAATGAACATCCTAATGCAAGAGATGAGG ATCTGACGTCTTCCTTGCGTATGTGGGTCCCACCTTTGAGGCTACTGTCAGCGTCCATTTGGCAAGTGGTCCAGCAGCGCCAAGTCGAGTCCTACAACAGGGTGGAGGAGTTTGTTTCTATTGTTTTGGAGTTGGTCCCTGACCTACTAAGCACTGAAGAAAGGATTGAACTACTTCTTGGACTGAGAGCAAAG TTTGTTTTAGAACTATGTCATGATGATGATCCACCAGTAACACTTCAGATGATGCAGCCACATCTTCAAAGCATCTCAAGGATTTCTGAAAGGTCCTTCAGTGATGATGAG CAGATGGGCAAGACAGTAGATGCTGCTGTGAGGAACTGTGTGGATCTCATCCAGGCCCTTGTGAAGAGCCCTGAGTATAGAAGACATTACTTCCAG GACATCTACCCATTGCATTATGGCCAGAGATTTGACACTGCTCTGCAGTCTCTGGTGGAGGAATTCCTGATAAGATTGGAAGTGTTACTACCAGTGCCAAGCTTCTATCag GTTGCCGCTTGGTTTGGTGTAAACTCTTTGTTCCTGGAGAATTATCTTCAGGTGGTTCAAGACCCAAAGCCCCTTCATGAGTTCTTAGATCACTGCATAAATTTGACAGATCTGAAATCAGGTCAATTCATGG GGTCCTCATCACTACCCGTCATGGTCAACACTATTCTCTCCACACTCTCTGAATCTCCTAATGTTCAAGCAGGCCTTAGTGTTTGTGTAAAAGAGGAGAAATGCTTGCCATTGCTTCATGAACCCCAAAGTTCTGAGAACAAATCAGAAACACATGGCGACTCAAACGATGAGGACTGGAGTGGAGGTGTGGATAGAGGAGACCCACCGAGAGACTCGGATGAAGGACAGAATGACACCAGTCAACACGACCAACAGAGTGattcagagcagagcagccaaaCACCATTCAGTGGAATAGAAGTGAATATGACCAATACATTAAATG GTGCTGGTGGGCAGACTGTCAATTGCGCAAACGAGGGGAAGGACCCACCATCCACAACAGAAGAGAATGCGTTGCCCCCCACAGTTCAAAGCAGCTTGCACAAGGTGGATGTCTACCCAGCAAAAACACATTATGGTGCATGCAGGTGCACCAAATGTGGCAAAGTCTACTTGAATGAAGGTTGGCTGAACAGACACAAGAAAATCCACAAACAAAGGAGTTCTGATTTTGAGAAGGCTGTAAAGAACAAGACTAAGGAGAAGGACCCGCCGTCCACAGGAGAGGAGAATGCATTATCCGCCTCTGTACAAACCAACGTAGACAAGGAGACTGTTAACCCTGAGAGGACGGATGATGGGGCATTTCTCTGCACTGAATGTGGCAAAGTCTATTTGTTTGAAAAAAGTTTTAAGCGACACAAGAAATCCCATACAGTACAGAAGAATGTATCGCGACAGAGTGGAACTGCCACCACAGCACACAACCAGCCAGACAAAACCCAATACAGACAACCAgccagacagaaaaaagaaaggccATGTGACGGTACACCTCGATTGTATGCATGCTCCAAATGCGACAAAGTCTATATGCAGAAAATAAGCCTGGCAAATCATAAGAAAATTCACACCGGAGAAAGACCTCATGAGTGTTCTCACTGTGGCAGGACCTTTACAGTGAAAGCAACCTTAATTGCACACATACGAACCCACACAGGGCAACGACCCTATGAGTGCTCAATATGTGGAAAGCGGTTTATACAGTCAACAAGTCTTGTTGCTCACAAGCGAATACACACTGGTGAGAAACCTTACTTGTGCTCTTTCTGTGGTAAAGGTTTTCCCTCCTCAGGAGCATGTTTGATTCACACACGGACTCATACTGGAGAACGTCCGTACAAATGTGAATTTTGTGAGAAAACTTTTACAGTGTCGTGTCATTTGAAAATGCACAGGAGACTCCACACAAAGGAGAAACCATACTCCTGCACTTTGTGTTCAAAGCAGTTTCGTTTGCAAGGTGCCTGGAAGagacacatgcggacacacacaggggagaaaccatatgAGTGCTCAGTGTGTGGAAAGAAGTTTTCAGAGCAATCCAATATGAAAATTCATCTACGTGTTCATAAATGA
- the LOC134446676 gene encoding zinc finger protein 154-like isoform X3 — protein MMQPHLQSISRISERSFSDDEQMGKTVDAAVRNCVDLIQALVKSPEYRRHYFQDIYPLHYGQRFDTALQSLVEEFLIRLEVLLPVPSFYQVAAWFGVNSLFLENYLQVVQDPKPLHEFLDHCINLTDLKSGQFMGSSSLPVMVNTILSTLSESPNVQAGLSVCVKEEKCLPLLHEPQSSENKSETHGDSNDEDWSGGVDRGDPPRDSDEGQNDTSQHDQQSDSEQSSQTPFSGIEVNMTNTLNGAGGQTVNCANEGKDPPSTTEENALPPTVQSSLHKVDVYPAKTHYGACRCTKCGKVYLNEGWLNRHKKIHKQRSSDFEKAVKNKTKEKDPPSTGEENALSASVQTNVDKETVNPERTDDGAFLCTECGKVYLFEKSFKRHKKSHTVQKNVSRQSGTATTAHNQPDKTQYRQPARQKKERPCDGTPRLYACSKCDKVYMQKISLANHKKIHTGERPHECSHCGRTFTVKATLIAHIRTHTGQRPYECSICGKRFIQSTSLVAHKRIHTGEKPYLCSFCGKGFPSSGACLIHTRTHTGERPYKCEFCEKTFTVSCHLKMHRRLHTKEKPYSCTLCSKQFRLQGAWKRHMRTHTGEKPYECSVCGKKFSEQSNMKIHLRVHK, from the exons ATGATGCAGCCACATCTTCAAAGCATCTCAAGGATTTCTGAAAGGTCCTTCAGTGATGATGAG CAGATGGGCAAGACAGTAGATGCTGCTGTGAGGAACTGTGTGGATCTCATCCAGGCCCTTGTGAAGAGCCCTGAGTATAGAAGACATTACTTCCAG GACATCTACCCATTGCATTATGGCCAGAGATTTGACACTGCTCTGCAGTCTCTGGTGGAGGAATTCCTGATAAGATTGGAAGTGTTACTACCAGTGCCAAGCTTCTATCag GTTGCCGCTTGGTTTGGTGTAAACTCTTTGTTCCTGGAGAATTATCTTCAGGTGGTTCAAGACCCAAAGCCCCTTCATGAGTTCTTAGATCACTGCATAAATTTGACAGATCTGAAATCAGGTCAATTCATGG GGTCCTCATCACTACCCGTCATGGTCAACACTATTCTCTCCACACTCTCTGAATCTCCTAATGTTCAAGCAGGCCTTAGTGTTTGTGTAAAAGAGGAGAAATGCTTGCCATTGCTTCATGAACCCCAAAGTTCTGAGAACAAATCAGAAACACATGGCGACTCAAACGATGAGGACTGGAGTGGAGGTGTGGATAGAGGAGACCCACCGAGAGACTCGGATGAAGGACAGAATGACACCAGTCAACACGACCAACAGAGTGattcagagcagagcagccaaaCACCATTCAGTGGAATAGAAGTGAATATGACCAATACATTAAATG GTGCTGGTGGGCAGACTGTCAATTGCGCAAACGAGGGGAAGGACCCACCATCCACAACAGAAGAGAATGCGTTGCCCCCCACAGTTCAAAGCAGCTTGCACAAGGTGGATGTCTACCCAGCAAAAACACATTATGGTGCATGCAGGTGCACCAAATGTGGCAAAGTCTACTTGAATGAAGGTTGGCTGAACAGACACAAGAAAATCCACAAACAAAGGAGTTCTGATTTTGAGAAGGCTGTAAAGAACAAGACTAAGGAGAAGGACCCGCCGTCCACAGGAGAGGAGAATGCATTATCCGCCTCTGTACAAACCAACGTAGACAAGGAGACTGTTAACCCTGAGAGGACGGATGATGGGGCATTTCTCTGCACTGAATGTGGCAAAGTCTATTTGTTTGAAAAAAGTTTTAAGCGACACAAGAAATCCCATACAGTACAGAAGAATGTATCGCGACAGAGTGGAACTGCCACCACAGCACACAACCAGCCAGACAAAACCCAATACAGACAACCAgccagacagaaaaaagaaaggccATGTGACGGTACACCTCGATTGTATGCATGCTCCAAATGCGACAAAGTCTATATGCAGAAAATAAGCCTGGCAAATCATAAGAAAATTCACACCGGAGAAAGACCTCATGAGTGTTCTCACTGTGGCAGGACCTTTACAGTGAAAGCAACCTTAATTGCACACATACGAACCCACACAGGGCAACGACCCTATGAGTGCTCAATATGTGGAAAGCGGTTTATACAGTCAACAAGTCTTGTTGCTCACAAGCGAATACACACTGGTGAGAAACCTTACTTGTGCTCTTTCTGTGGTAAAGGTTTTCCCTCCTCAGGAGCATGTTTGATTCACACACGGACTCATACTGGAGAACGTCCGTACAAATGTGAATTTTGTGAGAAAACTTTTACAGTGTCGTGTCATTTGAAAATGCACAGGAGACTCCACACAAAGGAGAAACCATACTCCTGCACTTTGTGTTCAAAGCAGTTTCGTTTGCAAGGTGCCTGGAAGagacacatgcggacacacacaggggagaaaccatatgAGTGCTCAGTGTGTGGAAAGAAGTTTTCAGAGCAATCCAATATGAAAATTCATCTACGTGTTCATAAATGA